One Chaetodon trifascialis isolate fChaTrf1 chromosome 12, fChaTrf1.hap1, whole genome shotgun sequence DNA window includes the following coding sequences:
- the LOC139340107 gene encoding aryl hydrocarbon receptor-like isoform X1: MLGNAGCYANKKRKKPVLKQKKPSAGNDIVKSNPSKRHRDRLNGELDRLTDLLPFPEETCSRLDKLSVLRLSVGYLRVKSYFKATVKNSNSSLTFPSVNGQNGNNMHTAGFSEGDLLLQALNGFVIVVTSEGTVFYVSPTIEDYLGFHQSDVIHQSVFDLIHTDDRAMFRQQLHFALNPTTVGTSGDGLQSCGTAVMYNPEQLPPENSCFLERNFVCRFRCLLDNSSGFLALKFQGRLKYLHGQKVLSDNVAPDKPQLALFSIAVPVQPSAIVEIRAKMLLFQSKHKMDFTPLGIDSRGKVILGYSETELCLKGSGYQFIHAADMMYCADNHIRMIKTGESGLTVFRLLSKSGGWVWVKANAKLIYKGGRPEFIIAYQKALANAEGEEHLRQRRLQLPFSCTTGEAVLYDTGPTVDITQFQFNKMFSNNDMYRDVTPGSLLDSFLKQDETAYTQTIDTPLPVDQVFMDSRALVSIPSESGTSVTTGDAAVVKDEAKHSVMTMIDNLEKMAQNGDLCSVLQNLDVADTELMEWENTLKRLSQNEDQQNNVSSELDSILTNDLFDYIDTVLFKETGEGCLSDSRLPPACLAAVNNNQQDGFIQAAQLSATGLCEPQLFQTPSPDRTYSPMNGIHFDQQESAQIFSSTQKLPHHAPLTPAEANQPHLQHLQLQDIFSLSIEIPQLTVPDASADDASALFQSCDQASISHMVCPQGISGQTQSSQLLLCPQNNFQAPAMAANGQLLQSSVKQPNNVGPGVMDILPPLIPCNDFSSSNTPNIPIPFATTCLQGSPSLETHNHQVQQWPQSQQQKLPHAGIMQNGHELRPACHSQTSERQTFPRAGLWPRSVPGLNHTQQGGLACGQDATHSSCMFNQHFSSSPVGGDVLAFSRSSGLRGADASLDQSPPQGSCYFQLSHSEPVVGSSAINQENATISPVTALPSMSSTEHTFNIQHYLECNRQTQDQRVSAECNGIFAAPARDVTMNLSE; this comes from the exons caactgtgaagaacAGTAACAGCAGTCTGACGTTTCCCAGCGTGAACGGGCAGAATGGGAACAACATGCACACCGCAGGCTTCTCTGAGGGGGACCTCCTGCTCCAG GCATTGAATGGGTTTGTGATAGTGGTTACGTCAGAAGGAACTGTCTTTTATGTCTCTCCCACGATCGAGGACTACCTGGGCTTTCATCAG TCGGATGTGATTCATCAGAGTGTGTTTGATCTCATCCATACTGATGACAGGGCCAtgttcagacagcagcttcactttgCTCTAAATCCCACAACTGTTGGCACAAGTGGAGATG GCCTGCAGAGTTGTGGTACTGCAGTGATGTACAATCCTGAGCAGCTTCCCCCGGAGAACTCATGCTTCCTGGAGAGGAACTTTGTGTGTCGCTTCCGCTGCCTTCTGGACAATTCCTCTGGATTTCTG GCTCTGAAGTTCCAGGGGCGACTGAAGTACCTCCATGGCCAGAAGGTTTTGAGTGACAACGTGGCCCCTGACAAACCTCAGCTGGCACTGTTCAGCATTGCAGTGCCTGTCCAGCCTTCAGCCATTGTGGAGATCAGAGCTAAAATGCTCCTCTTTCAAAGCAAGCACAAGATGGACTTCACGCCCTTGGGCATTGATAGCAG GGGGAAAGTTATTCTGGGATATTCAGAGACTGAACTGTGTCTGAAAGGTTCTGGCTACCAGTTCATCCATGCAGCCGATATGATGTACTGTGCCGACAACCACATCCGCA TGATTAAAACAGGAGAGAGCGGTCTGACTGTTTTCCGGCTCCTGAGTAAGTCGGGCGGCTGGGTGTGGGTGAAGGCCAATGCCAAGCTGATCTACAAAGGAGGAAGACCCGAATTTATCATTGCATATCAGAAAGCTTTAGC AAATGCTGAGGGTGAGGAACATCTGCgtcagaggaggctgcagcttCCTTTCAGCTGCACCACAGGAGAGGCTGTCCTGTACGACACCGGCCCCACAGTGGACATCACACAGTTTCAGTTCAATAAAATGTTCAGTAACAATGACATGTACAGGGATGTGACCCCCGGCTCTCTGTTGGACTCCTTCCTGAAACAGGATGAAACAGCCTACACCCAGACAATTGACACCCCTCTACCTGTGGATCAAGTGTTCATGGACAGCCGGGCCCTCGTCAGCATTCCCAGTGAAAGTGGGACGTCAGTCACAACAGGTGACGCTGCTGTAGTGAAAGACGAGGCCAAACACTCTGTGATGACTATGATTGACAACCTGGAAAAAATGGCTCAAAATGGTGACCTCTGTTCAGTGTTGCAGAATCTTGACGTCGCTGATACAGAGCTGATGGAGTGGGAAAACACCCTCAAGAGATTAAGTCAGAATGAGGAtcagcagaacaatgtcagtTCTGAGCTGGACAGCATTCTCACGAATGACTTATTTGACTACATTGATACTGTTTTGTTCAAGGAGACGGGCGAAGGCTGTCTCAGTGACAGCCGGCTGCCTCCCGCCTGCCTCGCAGCAGTCAACAATAATCAGCAGGACGGCTTCATTCAGGCTGCCCAGCTCTCGGCCACTGGACTCTGTGAGCCACAGCTGTTTCAGACACCGAGCCCTGACCGTACTTACTCTCCAATGAATGGTATCCACTTTGACCAACAGGAGTCTGCTCAGATATTCAGCAGCACCCAGAAACTCCCCCACCATGCTCCCCTGACTCCAGCTGAGGCTAACCAGCCCCACCTTCAACATCTGCAGCTCCAGGACATTTTCAGCCTTTCTATAGAGATCCCACAGCTCACTGTTCCTGATGCCTCAGCTGATGATGCCTCAGCCCTTTTTCAGTCTTGTGATCAGGCATCTATCAGCCACATGGTTTGCCCTCAGGGGATTTCTGGACAGACACAGTCCAGCCAACTTCTGTTATGTCCTCAGAACAACTTCCAAGCTCCTGCAATGGCAGCAAAtgggcagctgctgcagagctctgtTAAACAACCAAACAATGTAGGACCTGGTGTAATGGACATTTTGCCACCCCTGATTCCTTGCAATGACTTCAGTTCCTCTAACACGCCTAATATTCCCATTCCCTTTGCCACAACATGTCTGCAAGGAAGTCCCTCTTTGGAAACGCACAACCACCAAGTTCAGCAGTGGCCGCAGAGCCAGCAACAGAAGCTGCCTCATGCTGGCATCATGCAGAACGGACATGAGCTGAGACCAGCATGCCACAGCCAAACTTCAGAACGCCAAACATTCCCACGTGCTGGCCTTTGGCCAAGGAGTGTCCCTGGACTGAACCACACTCAGCAGGGAGGGCTGGCATGCGGCCAGGACGCTactcacagcagctgcatgttCAATCAGCACTTTTCTTCCAGTCCAGTAGGAGGCGACGTCCTTGCTTTCTCAAGGTCTTCGGGCCTGAGGGGGGCTGACGCGTCTCTGGATCAGAGTCCTCCTCAAGGTTCCTGCTACTTCCAGTTGAGCCACAGTGAGCCTGTGGTGGGCTCATCAGCCATCAACCAGGAGAACGCCACCATCAGTCCTGTGACCGCCCTGCCCAGCATGTCCTCCACGGAGCACACATTCAACATTCAGCACTACCTGGAATGCAACAGGCAGACACAA GATCAGAGAGTCTCTGCTGAATGCAATGGAATATTTGCCGCTCCTGCTCGTGATGTAACCATGAACCTCTCAGAGTAG
- the LOC139340107 gene encoding aryl hydrocarbon receptor-like isoform X2, which yields MLGNAGCYANKKRKKPVLKQKKPSAGNDIVKSNPSKRHRDRLNGELDRLTDLLPFPEETCSRLDKLSVLRLSVGYLRVKSYFKATVKNSNSSLTFPSVNGQNGNNMHTAGFSEGDLLLQALNGFVIVVTSEGTVFYVSPTIEDYLGFHQSDVIHQSVFDLIHTDDRAMFRQQLHFALNPTTVGTSGDGLQSCGTAVMYNPEQLPPENSCFLERNFVCRFRCLLDNSSGFQALKFQGRLKYLHGQKVLSDNVAPDKPQLALFSIAVPVQPSAIVEIRAKMLLFQSKHKMDFTPLGIDSRGKVILGYSETELCLKGSGYQFIHAADMMYCADNHIRMIKTGESGLTVFRLLSKSGGWVWVKANAKLIYKGGRPEFIIAYQKALANAEGEEHLRQRRLQLPFSCTTGEAVLYDTGPTVDITQFQFNKMFSNNDMYRDVTPGSLLDSFLKQDETAYTQTIDTPLPVDQVFMDSRALVSIPSESGTSVTTGDAAVVKDEAKHSVMTMIDNLEKMAQNGDLCSVLQNLDVADTELMEWENTLKRLSQNEDQQNNVSSELDSILTNDLFDYIDTVLFKETGEGCLSDSRLPPACLAAVNNNQQDGFIQAAQLSATGLCEPQLFQTPSPDRTYSPMNGIHFDQQESAQIFSSTQKLPHHAPLTPAEANQPHLQHLQLQDIFSLSIEIPQLTVPDASADDASALFQSCDQASISHMVCPQGISGQTQSSQLLLCPQNNFQAPAMAANGQLLQSSVKQPNNVGPGVMDILPPLIPCNDFSSSNTPNIPIPFATTCLQGSPSLETHNHQVQQWPQSQQQKLPHAGIMQNGHELRPACHSQTSERQTFPRAGLWPRSVPGLNHTQQGGLACGQDATHSSCMFNQHFSSSPVGGDVLAFSRSSGLRGADASLDQSPPQGSCYFQLSHSEPVVGSSAINQENATISPVTALPSMSSTEHTFNIQHYLECNRQTQDQRVSAECNGIFAAPARDVTMNLSE from the exons caactgtgaagaacAGTAACAGCAGTCTGACGTTTCCCAGCGTGAACGGGCAGAATGGGAACAACATGCACACCGCAGGCTTCTCTGAGGGGGACCTCCTGCTCCAG GCATTGAATGGGTTTGTGATAGTGGTTACGTCAGAAGGAACTGTCTTTTATGTCTCTCCCACGATCGAGGACTACCTGGGCTTTCATCAG TCGGATGTGATTCATCAGAGTGTGTTTGATCTCATCCATACTGATGACAGGGCCAtgttcagacagcagcttcactttgCTCTAAATCCCACAACTGTTGGCACAAGTGGAGATG GCCTGCAGAGTTGTGGTACTGCAGTGATGTACAATCCTGAGCAGCTTCCCCCGGAGAACTCATGCTTCCTGGAGAGGAACTTTGTGTGTCGCTTCCGCTGCCTTCTGGACAATTCCTCTGGATTT CAGGCTCTGAAGTTCCAGGGGCGACTGAAGTACCTCCATGGCCAGAAGGTTTTGAGTGACAACGTGGCCCCTGACAAACCTCAGCTGGCACTGTTCAGCATTGCAGTGCCTGTCCAGCCTTCAGCCATTGTGGAGATCAGAGCTAAAATGCTCCTCTTTCAAAGCAAGCACAAGATGGACTTCACGCCCTTGGGCATTGATAGCAG GGGGAAAGTTATTCTGGGATATTCAGAGACTGAACTGTGTCTGAAAGGTTCTGGCTACCAGTTCATCCATGCAGCCGATATGATGTACTGTGCCGACAACCACATCCGCA TGATTAAAACAGGAGAGAGCGGTCTGACTGTTTTCCGGCTCCTGAGTAAGTCGGGCGGCTGGGTGTGGGTGAAGGCCAATGCCAAGCTGATCTACAAAGGAGGAAGACCCGAATTTATCATTGCATATCAGAAAGCTTTAGC AAATGCTGAGGGTGAGGAACATCTGCgtcagaggaggctgcagcttCCTTTCAGCTGCACCACAGGAGAGGCTGTCCTGTACGACACCGGCCCCACAGTGGACATCACACAGTTTCAGTTCAATAAAATGTTCAGTAACAATGACATGTACAGGGATGTGACCCCCGGCTCTCTGTTGGACTCCTTCCTGAAACAGGATGAAACAGCCTACACCCAGACAATTGACACCCCTCTACCTGTGGATCAAGTGTTCATGGACAGCCGGGCCCTCGTCAGCATTCCCAGTGAAAGTGGGACGTCAGTCACAACAGGTGACGCTGCTGTAGTGAAAGACGAGGCCAAACACTCTGTGATGACTATGATTGACAACCTGGAAAAAATGGCTCAAAATGGTGACCTCTGTTCAGTGTTGCAGAATCTTGACGTCGCTGATACAGAGCTGATGGAGTGGGAAAACACCCTCAAGAGATTAAGTCAGAATGAGGAtcagcagaacaatgtcagtTCTGAGCTGGACAGCATTCTCACGAATGACTTATTTGACTACATTGATACTGTTTTGTTCAAGGAGACGGGCGAAGGCTGTCTCAGTGACAGCCGGCTGCCTCCCGCCTGCCTCGCAGCAGTCAACAATAATCAGCAGGACGGCTTCATTCAGGCTGCCCAGCTCTCGGCCACTGGACTCTGTGAGCCACAGCTGTTTCAGACACCGAGCCCTGACCGTACTTACTCTCCAATGAATGGTATCCACTTTGACCAACAGGAGTCTGCTCAGATATTCAGCAGCACCCAGAAACTCCCCCACCATGCTCCCCTGACTCCAGCTGAGGCTAACCAGCCCCACCTTCAACATCTGCAGCTCCAGGACATTTTCAGCCTTTCTATAGAGATCCCACAGCTCACTGTTCCTGATGCCTCAGCTGATGATGCCTCAGCCCTTTTTCAGTCTTGTGATCAGGCATCTATCAGCCACATGGTTTGCCCTCAGGGGATTTCTGGACAGACACAGTCCAGCCAACTTCTGTTATGTCCTCAGAACAACTTCCAAGCTCCTGCAATGGCAGCAAAtgggcagctgctgcagagctctgtTAAACAACCAAACAATGTAGGACCTGGTGTAATGGACATTTTGCCACCCCTGATTCCTTGCAATGACTTCAGTTCCTCTAACACGCCTAATATTCCCATTCCCTTTGCCACAACATGTCTGCAAGGAAGTCCCTCTTTGGAAACGCACAACCACCAAGTTCAGCAGTGGCCGCAGAGCCAGCAACAGAAGCTGCCTCATGCTGGCATCATGCAGAACGGACATGAGCTGAGACCAGCATGCCACAGCCAAACTTCAGAACGCCAAACATTCCCACGTGCTGGCCTTTGGCCAAGGAGTGTCCCTGGACTGAACCACACTCAGCAGGGAGGGCTGGCATGCGGCCAGGACGCTactcacagcagctgcatgttCAATCAGCACTTTTCTTCCAGTCCAGTAGGAGGCGACGTCCTTGCTTTCTCAAGGTCTTCGGGCCTGAGGGGGGCTGACGCGTCTCTGGATCAGAGTCCTCCTCAAGGTTCCTGCTACTTCCAGTTGAGCCACAGTGAGCCTGTGGTGGGCTCATCAGCCATCAACCAGGAGAACGCCACCATCAGTCCTGTGACCGCCCTGCCCAGCATGTCCTCCACGGAGCACACATTCAACATTCAGCACTACCTGGAATGCAACAGGCAGACACAA GATCAGAGAGTCTCTGCTGAATGCAATGGAATATTTGCCGCTCCTGCTCGTGATGTAACCATGAACCTCTCAGAGTAG
- the LOC139340107 gene encoding aryl hydrocarbon receptor-like isoform X3 gives MLGNAGCYANKKRKKPVLKQKKPSAGNDIVKSNPSKRHRDRLNGELDRLTDLLPFPEETCSRLDKLSVLRLSVGYLRVKSYFKATVKNSNSSLTFPSVNGQNGNNMHTAGFSEGDLLLQALNGFVIVVTSEGTVFYVSPTIEDYLGFHQSDVIHQSVFDLIHTDDRAMFRQQLHFALNPTTVGTSGDGLQSCGTAVMYNPEQLPPENSCFLERNFVCRFRCLLDNSSGFLALKFQGRLKYLHGQKVLSDNVAPDKPQLALFSIAVPVQPSAIVEIRAKMLLFQSKHKMDFTPLGIDSRGKVILGYSETELCLKGSGYQFIHAADMMYCADNHIRMIKTGESGLTVFRLLSKSGGWVWVKANAKLIYKGGRPEFIIAYQKALANAEGEEHLRQRRLQLPFSCTTGEAVLYDTGPTVDITQFQFNKMFSNNDMYRDVTPGSLLDSFLKQDETAYTQTIDTPLPVDQVFMDSRALVSIPSESGTSVTTGDAAVVKDEAKHSVMTMIDNLEKMAQNGDLCSVLQNLDVADTELMEWENTLKRLSQNEDQQNNVSSELDSILTNDLFDYIDTVLFKETGEGCLSDSRLPPACLAAVNNNQQDGFIQAAQLSATGLCEPQLFQTPSPDRTYSPMNGIHFDQQESAQIFSSTQKLPHHAPLTPAEANQPHLQHLQLQDIFSLSIEIPQLTVPDASADDASALFQSCDQASISHMVCPQGISGQTQSSQLLLCPQNNFQAPAMAANGQLLQSSVKQPNNVGPGVMDILPPLIPCNDFSSSNTPNIPIPFATTCLQGSPSLETHNHQVQQWPQSQQQKLPHAGIMQNGHELRPACHSQTSERQTFPRAGLWPRSVPGLNHTQQGGLACGQDATHSSCMFNQHFSSSPVGGDVLAFSRSSGLRGADASLDQSPPQGSCYFQLSHSEPVVGSSAINQENATISPVTALPSMSSTEHTFNIQHYLECNRQTQ, from the exons caactgtgaagaacAGTAACAGCAGTCTGACGTTTCCCAGCGTGAACGGGCAGAATGGGAACAACATGCACACCGCAGGCTTCTCTGAGGGGGACCTCCTGCTCCAG GCATTGAATGGGTTTGTGATAGTGGTTACGTCAGAAGGAACTGTCTTTTATGTCTCTCCCACGATCGAGGACTACCTGGGCTTTCATCAG TCGGATGTGATTCATCAGAGTGTGTTTGATCTCATCCATACTGATGACAGGGCCAtgttcagacagcagcttcactttgCTCTAAATCCCACAACTGTTGGCACAAGTGGAGATG GCCTGCAGAGTTGTGGTACTGCAGTGATGTACAATCCTGAGCAGCTTCCCCCGGAGAACTCATGCTTCCTGGAGAGGAACTTTGTGTGTCGCTTCCGCTGCCTTCTGGACAATTCCTCTGGATTTCTG GCTCTGAAGTTCCAGGGGCGACTGAAGTACCTCCATGGCCAGAAGGTTTTGAGTGACAACGTGGCCCCTGACAAACCTCAGCTGGCACTGTTCAGCATTGCAGTGCCTGTCCAGCCTTCAGCCATTGTGGAGATCAGAGCTAAAATGCTCCTCTTTCAAAGCAAGCACAAGATGGACTTCACGCCCTTGGGCATTGATAGCAG GGGGAAAGTTATTCTGGGATATTCAGAGACTGAACTGTGTCTGAAAGGTTCTGGCTACCAGTTCATCCATGCAGCCGATATGATGTACTGTGCCGACAACCACATCCGCA TGATTAAAACAGGAGAGAGCGGTCTGACTGTTTTCCGGCTCCTGAGTAAGTCGGGCGGCTGGGTGTGGGTGAAGGCCAATGCCAAGCTGATCTACAAAGGAGGAAGACCCGAATTTATCATTGCATATCAGAAAGCTTTAGC AAATGCTGAGGGTGAGGAACATCTGCgtcagaggaggctgcagcttCCTTTCAGCTGCACCACAGGAGAGGCTGTCCTGTACGACACCGGCCCCACAGTGGACATCACACAGTTTCAGTTCAATAAAATGTTCAGTAACAATGACATGTACAGGGATGTGACCCCCGGCTCTCTGTTGGACTCCTTCCTGAAACAGGATGAAACAGCCTACACCCAGACAATTGACACCCCTCTACCTGTGGATCAAGTGTTCATGGACAGCCGGGCCCTCGTCAGCATTCCCAGTGAAAGTGGGACGTCAGTCACAACAGGTGACGCTGCTGTAGTGAAAGACGAGGCCAAACACTCTGTGATGACTATGATTGACAACCTGGAAAAAATGGCTCAAAATGGTGACCTCTGTTCAGTGTTGCAGAATCTTGACGTCGCTGATACAGAGCTGATGGAGTGGGAAAACACCCTCAAGAGATTAAGTCAGAATGAGGAtcagcagaacaatgtcagtTCTGAGCTGGACAGCATTCTCACGAATGACTTATTTGACTACATTGATACTGTTTTGTTCAAGGAGACGGGCGAAGGCTGTCTCAGTGACAGCCGGCTGCCTCCCGCCTGCCTCGCAGCAGTCAACAATAATCAGCAGGACGGCTTCATTCAGGCTGCCCAGCTCTCGGCCACTGGACTCTGTGAGCCACAGCTGTTTCAGACACCGAGCCCTGACCGTACTTACTCTCCAATGAATGGTATCCACTTTGACCAACAGGAGTCTGCTCAGATATTCAGCAGCACCCAGAAACTCCCCCACCATGCTCCCCTGACTCCAGCTGAGGCTAACCAGCCCCACCTTCAACATCTGCAGCTCCAGGACATTTTCAGCCTTTCTATAGAGATCCCACAGCTCACTGTTCCTGATGCCTCAGCTGATGATGCCTCAGCCCTTTTTCAGTCTTGTGATCAGGCATCTATCAGCCACATGGTTTGCCCTCAGGGGATTTCTGGACAGACACAGTCCAGCCAACTTCTGTTATGTCCTCAGAACAACTTCCAAGCTCCTGCAATGGCAGCAAAtgggcagctgctgcagagctctgtTAAACAACCAAACAATGTAGGACCTGGTGTAATGGACATTTTGCCACCCCTGATTCCTTGCAATGACTTCAGTTCCTCTAACACGCCTAATATTCCCATTCCCTTTGCCACAACATGTCTGCAAGGAAGTCCCTCTTTGGAAACGCACAACCACCAAGTTCAGCAGTGGCCGCAGAGCCAGCAACAGAAGCTGCCTCATGCTGGCATCATGCAGAACGGACATGAGCTGAGACCAGCATGCCACAGCCAAACTTCAGAACGCCAAACATTCCCACGTGCTGGCCTTTGGCCAAGGAGTGTCCCTGGACTGAACCACACTCAGCAGGGAGGGCTGGCATGCGGCCAGGACGCTactcacagcagctgcatgttCAATCAGCACTTTTCTTCCAGTCCAGTAGGAGGCGACGTCCTTGCTTTCTCAAGGTCTTCGGGCCTGAGGGGGGCTGACGCGTCTCTGGATCAGAGTCCTCCTCAAGGTTCCTGCTACTTCCAGTTGAGCCACAGTGAGCCTGTGGTGGGCTCATCAGCCATCAACCAGGAGAACGCCACCATCAGTCCTGTGACCGCCCTGCCCAGCATGTCCTCCACGGAGCACACATTCAACATTCAGCACTACCTGGAATGCAACAGGCAGACACAA tAG